Within Zingiber officinale cultivar Zhangliang unplaced genomic scaffold, Zo_v1.1 ctg93, whole genome shotgun sequence, the genomic segment cttccttgtttAATATGcatatttgttatagtttcacatcgcctaactggaacatttattggtcatctaagtaatGCCTGtactatcttaaacgtgtctttcagagttttccctcaatagatgcaactctgactttctctttaATACTCTTATTTCTTGTTTTGTCCATAgtccattctcgtatgtccacacattcaccttaacatcctGATCTCTGCAACTATCATCTTCTGCTCATGAGctcaagtcatagcccaacatttagctttatataacatagcaggtctaactccggttttatagaattttctcttaagttttagaggtattttatagtcacataaaacacccgacgctctcctCTATTTCAACCCGTTTGCttttattctatgtaagacatctatCTCAATCcatccatcattttgtaaaaaatgATCCTAAACATCTAAAGCTCTCGGTTTTGGACAActtgtcatctcctatcttaacaattgtctcattatgtctactattgctaaacttaaatttcatatattctgtctttattctactaagcctaagaCCTTTTTCTTCTAGTGTTTcttgccaagattctagtttagtatttactccttcacctatttcatctaccaaaacaatatcatctacaaacaacatgcaccacgataCGATGTCTTGAatgtgagttcatccataattagtgtaaaaagatagagacttagagctaatccttgatgtaaccctatctttattggaaatgctccAGTTACTCCGCTTGAAGTCTTTACTCAAGTCGTTACATCCTCttacatattcttaattagttcaatatatgttatgctaacatcttttttctagaattctccatataatttcttttgagattctattataagttttttttaagtcaatgaatatcatgtgtagatcttgtttttactcccgatatttttcaattaattgtctaagataatgtataacttctattgtcgacctttcaggtatgaacccaaattgattttcggtcaccgtggtctccttccttaattttttttctattacttttccccaaagtttcatggtatgactcattaatttaatacccctatagtttgtacaattttgtacatctctcttattcttatataagagaactaaaGTACTATATATGGATTCTATCTATATATACACATATATAAGAAAAAATAATTCAACCTCATTCAGTGATCAGTATGATTGCATTTCATTTTTGCTTTACAATTCATCATCCTAATTCCTAAGTGCATATGTAAAATGTATTTTAACAATATATTGGCAGGTATATCTAATTTGTTGGATTTTTTTTCGTTTTACCTTGTAGGGGAATAAAACGGACATTGTTATCTGTAAGTATGATGACAAATTTCTGGTTAGTATGATTACTTTACCTCCTTGGTTGAAATAATATTTGGTGCTAACAACAAAGTACCTCAGGTCATAGTAACCCAGATCGGATGCATGGGGACCATATTGCATGCTAGGTGAGAAGTTTTTTCTTATTGGAGCAAAAATCAAAgactatatataaatttattatgtCATATGTAATTTTCAGTTTGGATGTACAAATCCTAGGTTAATACAATTATTTCCCATGTTAATATCTGTTTGTAGGTTtcataatataataaattaaattaggcATCAATTAGTAAGATTGGCTTATCCTTTatagaaatttgacttagaaaattttcattttattttttgaagCTAGATGTTGTTCTTTTTACTTCTAATTGCAGGTGGTTATTTTAGTTTATATTACGTGCAATGAAATGTTTTCAATTCTGTTTTTGTGTTCAAATTTTTTATCACATTTACTTTAGGAGTACAAATAATAAGTTGCTTCAAGGAACCTCCCTTTGTTATTCTCATTTAGAGAAAATTAATTACCTATTGAGATGTGGAGGGAGGATTTGAGACATAAGTGAAGGGTGGATCATgtatgaatttaaacatttactATCAAGGTCTTTATTTATGGAGTAGtctttaaatattaataaataaatattgcaCTTGGATCCTTTGTATTTTCCTGGCAGATGCTATCCTTGATTGATTGTTGTTCCTCTACTTCATTTTCCTAGATAGTGGACCATACTAGGAAATAGTTGGGCCAAATATGACTCCCCATATCCTGTAGAATGAGGCAAGATCTCAACCAACATTCTGAGCTATTAACACATTGTTTCATTCTAGCATGATACTCCCTTCCCATTAATGACACCGATTCCATTGGATCACCCATGTTAAGGAATAATGTTTACTTCTCATTTTAATGCAACTTGGCATTGAAATTGCTTGTATGTTTGCAAGTATTTTCTATTTTCCCATAAACTTCTATGCTTAGAGATTGATGAATTTTTTATGGTGTTAGGAAGGAGGGAAGTGTATCCACTGAGCCAACTTTCAGTGTTTCTGTCATTTTTGGTAAAAGAGATGAGGTAAGCGGAAATCTTATATTGGCCAAGACAAGCGTTGTTATATTGGTTGCAATGCCATTAATCTTCATTTCACAAACAGCCATGGCTTCTTGCCTGCGGTCGCCAATTGATTGAACATATAAGGTTAGTTTTCAGAATCCATTAGAAGCCAATTAATCCAATCattttatatataaaatcatAAAATCAGTTCTCTAATTACTCCTGTTCTTTCCAGTGGTTGTTCCCAAGAGAGTATATGTTGTAAATTTGGTGTGTACCTTTTATTATGAGCAGAAAGCAAGAGATATAGGATGGATTTAGCGACAAAAATGCATGTGATGCTTAGTCTTCTTTTATACTTTATTGGTGCATTCTCTTGGGCCACATTAAACTGTCTCTCTATTAGATTAAAAATTAGATCCTGTTTCACAGTTTGCCTTGGTCAAGGACACATTACAGCAAGATATATACAGGAATCGTATTCAACAATTGTTAGTAAAAAGCTATGAAATTTATTCAGTTCACTTTTGAGAAAAGATAGCAAGTTAGCGGCGGTTGATTTTCCTGATAATGTCTATCATACCATTTTGCAGTTGCTCTGGCTCTTCTAGGCCTTTGGTGCTATCTCTCGGGCTGAAGGACCATTCTCCGGTGAGAGATGCAACACTCCACATTTCTAGTTTTGGTTCTTTCAGGCCCTTATACAGCTTAGAAAATAACCTATTCACTTTCAGATACCCATTCTGAACATTGGTTTCTTTAAAACGAAAATGAGTTCCTGATTTTTTAGCAATTTTACTAAATACAATCCATATACATTTGTCGTCATGGTAAGGCTTTATGCCTTTATATATCTTTGTTAGGGAAGTTGACCAATTTGAGCCTTTCACTTTCAGGAAACTCTGAAGGAACTCACTGTAGCAGTCATCGAGAATTGCCTTTGGTAATCATCTATTGCTATTTGTGGTTAGCTATTTTGTAGGGATTCAGGGTGGCACCCCTACTCGATATCCAGCAACCTGCGAGCCAATGTATGTGTGTAAAACTTTGGTGAAAATACAAATATCATTTGAAGATCATGATTTATGATTTGTAGGAGGGATGGACTTTATTCTGAAACCCTTTCCATACCAAAGTTTATTCTGAAAGAAGTATATTTTCAGAAACTACTTTCGTAGGTAGCTTTGGTTTTTCTCATGTTCAACTAAATTGAacaaacaaatacaacatattaaTCAAATTTCGAATTTGATTAATATGTTTTAACGTTCTGACATTATGGCAGATATTCAGGTGAGATTTGAGTTGAAAAATTCTTGCACTTGTCGTGAGATCTTGTATTTCTTTTCTCTGTCCTCTAATGTACTTCTGATCACTTCATCAAAGAATATAACTCAAAGGTCTTTTTCTATGCACATTTTGTCAAACACAATATCATTTTTTATATTTCCAATTGCAGCTACTTAGCAGCAATTTTGAAGTATGCCATTTCATAGCTGTGGCAGTTCAACCAAACTAAAATGCGAGTCTAAAAAAGTTGATCAGTTCGTCTAGTTAAAAGAACAACAAATCAGAAACAAAATGGCAGTTAAAGAAAAGGTCTTTATATCAATAAAGAAATTCTTGAGCCTCTCGAAACAAGTGAATTCTTATACATGCTTGACCATGCACAGAACTTTACCATCTATTTTAAAGAATTGGATTTGCAATTCTTCATTTCATTAGTCAGATTTTATCTGTTTAGGAGTAAcacaattttatttaatttcattGCTCAGATATTTTATAATGttgcatgatttttttttttcagtggTTGTTCTTAACTATTCATCCTTGAACCTGTCAAATGTGACTTTGAGTTGCTGAAAAATGATGTTCATAGTTTTGTAGGAAGGCTTAATACTGGAACATTTCATTGCAAACAAGTGACAAAAGAGTAGAATTGATCATTATTGACTCATTTCTGCAAACCAAATATTACCAATGATATCAAATTCTGCAACAAGGATATGCCAATGCATAGAATTTAGATAAACTCTTTTAACCATTTACATTCTTTTAATCAAATCCAAAACATTGCTGCACAAGTACAAGAAATGTGTTTTAGTGGAAGTCTGTTTTCTCCTGGGAAAATATAGAAGAAACATTACAGGATCTAGTTCTTGCTAGTGTTTGGTGTAGTGGTCGAACTGACCCACTGGTTCATTACCGTATCTGGCGACATTGGTGCAATATTCTCCAGCAGTCCTGCATCGTCTTCATTGTCACCGGTTTCCTTTCCTCCGTTTGATACATTGTTCCCCTTGCTCTGTATGGCTACCAATGCCTCAAGGACCTCCTTCATGGGTGGCCTCATGTACCCGTCAACTTGCAGACACCTGAATGCCACTTCGGCTACCATTGTGACCATCTTCGTTGCAGCTTGATTCGATTGATATTCCAAGTGTTCGTCCACCAACTGGTCTAGTTCACCATTTTGGATCCTATTTAGTGCCATGTTAGCCAAGTTGATCTCTTTTCGATGCCGAGTGAAATCCACAGCAGGTTTGGAGGATAAGAGTTCTATAAGTACAACTCCAAAGCTATACACATCACTCTTGTGCGTGAGTTGGTAACACTGATGGTACTC encodes:
- the LOC122037829 gene encoding uncharacterized protein LOC122037829 isoform X2; this encodes MYSSQPTRFPVTHKSVSLDIKGNKTDIVICKYDDKFLVIVTQIGCMGTILHARKEGSVSTEPTFSVSVIFGKRDEPWLLACGRQLIEHISLPWSRTHYSKIYTGIVFNNFALALLGLWCYLSG
- the LOC122037829 gene encoding proteasome assembly chaperone 3-like isoform X1 — translated: MYSSQPTRFPVTHKSVSLDIKGNKTDIVICKYDDKFLVIVTQIGCMGTILHARKEGSVSTEPTFSVSVIFGKRDEPWLLACGRQLIEHISCSGSSRPLVLSLGLKDHSPETLKELTVAVIENCLW